A window from Cryptomeria japonica chromosome 1, Sugi_1.0, whole genome shotgun sequence encodes these proteins:
- the LOC131028067 gene encoding uncharacterized protein LOC131028067 translates to MLGDWAGGCWGAAARQNYSISLRYHWNKALSESAKNHAENFSNENTGKKQWRFPLKAATTSGSLVLIGDTIAQVRGRWLSGKNSPEEGQNKGILQKTLYAHDWLRALRMTSYGFLLYGPGTQAWYEFLDRVFVGQSLRNLSIKVALNQIVVGPCVVGVIFAWNSLWLRKLKELPTLYQKEGIPTLIAGWKFWVPITVLNFWVVPLHTRVAFMSTCSIFWNFYLSTAMGKS, encoded by the exons atgttGGGGGACTGGGCAGGAGGATGTTGGGGAGCGGCAGCAAGGCAGAATTATAGCATTTCGCTGAGATACCACTGGAATAAGGCACTGTCTGAATCGGCCAAAAATCATGCTGAGAATTTCAGTAATGAAAATACAGGGAAAAAACAGTGGAGATTTCCCCTCAAGGCAGCCACAACTTCAGGCTCTCTCGTGCTAATAGGAGATACCATTGCACAGGTTAGAGGACGATGGCTTTCTGGCAAAAACTCCCCTGAAGAAGGCCAAAATAAG GGTATTCTGCAGAAGACCTTGTATGCTCATGACTGGCTAAGGGCATTGAGAATGACATCCTATGGTTTTCTATTGTATGGCCCAGGTACTCAGGCATGGTATGAGTTTCTTGACAGAGTATTTGTAGGGCAGTCTCTCAGAAACCTTTCTATAAAG GTGGCTTTGAATCAGATTGTTGTGGGTCCCTGTGTAGTAGGAGTTATTTTTGCATGGAATAGTCTGTGGCTAAGAAAGCTTAAAGAGCTTCCCACACTATACCAGAAGGAAGGGATCCCCACTCTTATTGCAG GCTGGAAATTCTGGGTTCCAATTACAGTTTTAAATTTTTG GGTTGTACCTCTACACACTAGAGTAGCATTCATGTCCACTTGCTCGATTTTTTGGAATTTCTACTTATCAACTGCCATGGGTAAATCCTGA